The sequence ggttaaaacaggtgatctctccaggtcatcttttactgtaataacaataataaaagaaacgctgtTCTGATACACACAAGAGGCTGCTTACCTTTCCTGTTCTTCAACCTTCCTTGAGCAATGAAGAATCCATGTGCTTTCTTCTTTGATTGTACTTCCTCCTCTGTACGTTTTTCTTCCGCTTGAATATCGATCACTCGACCACACATTTCGCTCTGTTCAGTGTTGTTGCGACTAGAGTGTGGTTTggagaaaataaatgttgttaaagcacagattGTTGTTTTCCTTGTATACAAGCATGGATTAAAGAGTTAAGACCTCTAATTAATGTTGTGCCACGCGGATgatagtaagaaacaaaaaaacacgacATAGTTGTTAAAAGAAGTCCAACGAAGCTATATGATATACAAACTCAATACaatttaatgtttactataaaatgtattctaaattaGTAATCGTCGATTACCCAAGAgtcatgttaaaaactgttgcatttttcatttctaaaaatCACTCTTTCTTCAAACAGATCTGTACTGAGATTAAAAgctaacattattttatacttattatattctacttggaCAGTGGCCGATATTCAGAGTGCAGGATTGCGTTTCTCTGTGTCTGAAATACGAGCCACAATGCAGCTAAATACAATCAGTATTTCGGTTTGCTCTTGTTATTgtaatgacagtcagtcccattattcggctCTAAGAAatggctaaagtttcttatggcAATGAGTGGTTAgtcagttgtttagaattagaAATGTTAAGTGATTCTTACTTGTCATTTAGTCCATGTGAGCATACAAtacccatcaattgaaaatatcggtatcCAGTCAGACCATGGCTTGTCCACTTTTACACGGTGagaatttatgtattaaaacttggttTTTGTAAAGCAATACATTACGTTGAGTGTATGTAGTATGAAAATAAAAGGTtcctatttaaattataaaaacctaaaacttacgagtcgtgacaccaGGAGGACTCTTCCTCGTCCAGAGGATCTTTTATACCTTTTATCATCTCCTCTTTGAACGGCTCGTAGTTGTGTTGAAAACTAAACACATTCCTGAGACCGTTCCACATCCGCTTCCAAAGCGACTTTTGTTCACGGCAAAGtcactggaatagaagcaatacttacatgtaatgaatatgtcatagtatatttacacaTAAGTGACTTGTGtgagagaagatcaatatttatttaaatgaatagtgttatattgataaatcagaaCCTTAGTGTTACTGGTTAACAACTTAGTtaaaattggtaaatatcacGATTCACTCTAAAACAGTTATTGCTCAGACAACATGACAACAGTATTTCAACAACTACTAGATCTGTCGTGTACCAGTCAAACTGTGGAGTACTGGTATTGTACAGAAGTCCTCGACAACAGTGGATATAGCAGATGTAATGGAGTTGatatattcttctctactttcaatcacaagttactataatatCCACACTAAAGTTACTTAGAATGAAAAATGGTTGGAATTGTATCTATAGAAAAACAGTAGTTAAGGTTcgtcaaatgattattaaacgtacttgaatatttatatggtggatTAGATAACGAATTATGGTTATTTCAGGGTCACATATAACATAAGTTACCAAATTTGTCTACTTGaatcaaaaatacaagaattaagggtttaaaagaaattataagtgaaaacgactctacaagatgttgacggcaaagatgATATGACAGGTAGCGTTTAACTCGTTTTAGCCAAGCAGCAAAGGTGCGAAGTCTTGAAGAAATACATAGATTATATAAGTAACTATGAAACCAAATTATatcattggattacatacttttcattgcatttcaagttaacagtttttctgcttgataacagattataatcatcaatagtacaCATTCGTATCAAAACATAAGTTCACCATGGTGAGATAAAGACAACTGAGAACAATAGTACATGTACTGTTACGTATTTATCTTAAACCATTTGTGTCCTATTTCATTAAGAAACTATGtgaacatattttttatagttttaaaatgtttattcgaTACTTAATCAATTTGATTTggcttcttttaaattttgcgcaaaactactcacaGGCTATATACACCAACCATCCTTTcagcaaaagaaaaacaactagtcAATACATACCTTTTGGGTATGAAAATCTCCGGAGGAATTGATTTTTCTTGTTCATCACAGATGATGTTACTAATTGCCCAATATTCATCTAAAATAAGATACAAAAATGCTgatttctataaaactaaataatatctaaactagcttttatttgttatctagtaaggaatctgctagagtaaataattaaatgcaaaacacaataacagcagctTCTACATGAGGTAAattatgactttaataactacatcgtatcgtcctttgtttttctttaatttcgcgcaaagctacacaagggctatctgcgctagccgcccctaatttagcagtgcaagcctagaaggaaggcagctagtcatcaccacccaccgccaactcttgggctactcttttatcaacgaatagtgggattaaccctcacattataacgcccccacggctgaaagggcaagcatgtttgatgcgacggggattcgaacccgtaacctacagattacgagtcgagcgccttaatccacctggccatggcgagccTCGTCCTTTAGTATGGCATCATCATCAgttcaaactgtttgttattgtaattttaatttaacgattacattattttctgaggGATCATCTCATGATATTTGCCTCAATTACATTCTCCCTGTAATGAATTAAACTGAAAGTAATGAATTGAACATATGATCCATTCACCTTTAGTTAGATTTTCACTCACGAACTACATTAATAAACTAGACGTTTGGTGAagagtcttctaacgtgttttgtttcaagagcatataagaacaaaatgaaggttaaaaatatttttatttcttgtttacaagTTCGTATCTCATACTGTTTTGTATCCTGTAGATAGtataatttttctcgtgattcatggcattataaattgcaatgttaagcgtccctCATGTTACAACCTCTGGAGGAACTGATTTCTCTTAGAGCTCACAGAGGGTGTCACTGATTGCCCTAGGGAAAAAAATCTGGTATCCTGACTAaggcaatattttattttttcagtaatatCATGGTTGGTTTTGTCTGATTTTGAACCttaagagaaaatattataaagctgctttcattaacaatttgacttctaagaaatttttaactgatatctttacgaattattccatgttatacgaacacagatatttaaataccTGTATGTAAGATATGAAGGGAACGATTATTTTTTGGTTTTAGGAGGAGAATCCTAGAATCACAGACtccttattatattttgttacaacactTTAAACACCAAGAAGACTCAGAATTGAATTGCGCTACTTAGAAAATGTAGTAGTATCTAGAGGTTTAGCCAAACTTATACATAgggcttgtattaacgttcaaaaccacacaatatattataataacccTAGTCTTTCTACTGACATACCATTTCAtgctccctctagtcttacactactgaattagggacagctagcgcagatagttcatgTGTAGCTTTggtgaaaacatttcttttgcTATAGATTCTTGTATCTCTTGTATTTgatcttgtatataaaccatgtaCTGCTTTGCTGAAGACcatatctgaagaagacagaccaatacTCTTTCGAAAAGTGTTGTACGTTCACCCCAAACTAAATcactttattgtgtttatagattATTGTTTACATTACATACTTTCGATGCTTGTATTGAAGTTTTGCAATTGGTGTAACTTTGGTAAGTGGGAGGAAGAGGCGGTTTTCTTTTCGGGtctagtaataaatattttagaaaaacatttcacaaattttaaatgattttgctAGTACTTTTAATactagacaaaaaaaaagaaaaagaagatatTTCACCTTTTTTCTTTGGAGATTTCCTGGGCGTAATTCAAGGTTTTAGTCTTGTTCTTAGtcattctttttttgttatcctagtgaaacaaatatatatatttaaccaaaccTCTGTCTGTCTATAAAGTTAAGATTAAGCTACACAATTAGTTCTCTGCGAAACCAGAtctctaatgttgtaagtccatatATATACCGTTTGTCACTGGGCGTAATATCCAAAATATCGAAAAGATTTTAATGTGGATATGAATAAGAAAATACTGTATTATAtgccatttatttatttcttttaccgGTTTCGTAACTTTCATTGTTCAAGAAATAGTTACACTGAGAATCTTCGATATCCGTTGTGAGCAGAGCAAAGATAACcagttgtgtaaatttgtgcttaatttaaaaatatcaatcaTTCAATTAACGTTTGTCGTCTTTttaaataactagtagtaagggAGCAGAAGAAACTGGTTACGTACAGCCACCAGGAACTGTGAGAAGCTACCAAGACTTACAGATAtgaaaaagtaagttaaagtttgaagttatatcataaataaattgtattgttattataataacaacaaaagtataattagaataacatattaatttaaaaaggaaaatatactaagtagttattttttaacaagtattttatATATGGATTGTATGATGTGTGTACATATGGCCagcatatgtatttattataaattgtttatgtttagttgagAAAACGGTATTTGCATGTTTTATTCTTGTCGCAGATTCATGGTAAAACGGCCCGgtttggccatgtggttaagacacccgactcgtaatctacgaatcgcggcttcgaatctccgtcacaccaaagaaGCTCGTTCTTTAagcggtgagggcgttataatgcgacgatgaatcccactattcgttagtgaaagagcaTTCAAAGAGTTCTTAATACTTTTCATAGcaacatttaatgtaaatattaatctgtcatTATTATAAATCAATAAACATGTGTCACTTTTACAGTCTGCTGCTGGTGCAGCGGGAAATATTCAGACCTACAACACCACAAGGAGGTTCTCAAATCTCCCCGGTGGACTCAacaaataacccgatgtggctttgttgtaaggaaaacacatttttagaGTTTAAGGTTGATTCGGtaagtatgaaaaacagaaccacagttattaaaatgttaatattatttgtagcGAAAATGgaatttatgaatataatttacgtTCAATTCGAATTTATAGCTGACTTCACTTTGTGATAACCGGAAAGAAAATCCGTTAATAACTCAGTCCAACAAAACTTGTAATgtaggaatggccaggtggtgagggcgtTCGACCctctattcattgataaaatagtttgtttgtttgttttggaatttcgcacaaagctactcgagggctatctgtgctagccgtccctaatttagcagtgtaagactagagggaaggcagctagtcatcaccaaccaccgccaactcttgggctactcttttaccaacgaaaagtgggattgaccgtcacattgtaacgccccccacggctgggagggcgagcatgtttggcgcgaacccgcgaccctcagattacgaagcgcacgctttaacgcgctaggccatgccaggcctagataAAACACTAACCAAGAGTTTGACATATGGTATTTCCCATAATGcacttattaatgtttatcttaATGTTTCGTTTGTGTTTATGGCataaaatacgtaaatttattctgaaacttgATGCAACGAAAAGAGAaaaaggaggctgataaaacaaacaaacatggtgacaaaacaatataataacatggaCAGCCTTAACGTCTATAATAAGTGAAGAGAGAACAGGCATGGAAGTGTTCGAAGTAGTGTCCTCACAACACAAGATACTGCCGATGGttgtgagaataataataataataaaaacgtttcttaACAGACAGCTGTTAAAGCATCCGAAGTAATGTCTCCAAAACAAAAGCTGAAGAAATGGCACATTATACAACAGAAAGTACAAAAACCCATATCAAATCCTTCCTAAGTTTTTAGACAGAGCCGCTCTTTATTTACAACTGTTAAATAGATACGGACAACTATCATCAATAGTTACCACTCTTAAGTAACTATTCTTACCGAATAACGACACTGATTAAGGTAGTTAAAACACCCTACAGTTAAAAGTATGTGACGTGTTTAGCGATACATTGTGGTTCGAACATGAGGCCATCAGTAAATGACCCCCCAACACTCGACATTAAACAACACCCAGGATTACTATCACATGTAGTAATTTATAAGACCCGGAGAAATTTTACGTAACTTGTGATCTTTTATGTCATGATGTAATTAGTACAGGTGTTTTCTTGTTGCAATATTTTCTTCTAACTGAAATTCACAAAAATCTCATTGCATATATTGCTTACTTcgcacattataataaaacatattctttccATTTATTCCAAGTTGCTTTGTGTCTCTGTGTAAGGAAATTCAAATTGGTAGTCGGCTTTTAATTACCGTctcgtgtaaaatatatttaaaaataaactagcaaaaacacttcgtttcagtaaaagttttaacgtTGGGAAGATTCCAAATGCATTTCTAGTTTATCTATAGTTTTCTCATTTAATTACTATAAAGACATATTTCTACAAAATAGATTATGTCCCTCAAATTTTTACATGAAAagatgaaaagaataaaaaccaaAGTACGTCCATATTCACAACTTACAGCCATGATTTTCCTTAAGATGTATCCACAAGGACAGTTGATGGTGTTTTGGTGTgccaaataaactgaataaaaaattaaataaaactgtaaaaagtacCAACATAACCatcttcatgaaaatatttaaaaggtgttttatttgtgtttgtacagGAAGTTTTAATGACGATAGGTAAAATTCTCCAATCTTTTTTCTTGCTGGTTtcatttatacaattttttttttctagtatacAGCATTACATTGGAAATGGCTCATATCAAGAACTCATGGAACCCAAATTAAAATATCACCTGTAAAAGTTTTACATTATGATTTTATCTCCTATCGCTTTAGCCTCTACAATCGTAATTAACAGAAGCAGTGACTGAGGGTTTTTCGGTTGGAAACAAGTGGTGTACAAGGAACTGCTCATTACTTTGTTTCTGGTtataaaagtatatgtttttcacatttttaagagataaaatagatTTTTCATACATTTGAGTTTGAGTTTTGACAGCAAATatattttagcaaaaaaaaaacacttcttaaTGACAATTCTGTCATAATAACTTACTTCTTTGGTTATAAGATGAAATATCAAAATCTGTTAAGCTTCGTAGTACTTGacaaaatttctgaaattcttttCCTAACATTTTCGTTGCTAAGATACTCGTATAGTATAATCATTATTGGTTGAATTCTACTTGGTAGATGTCCAATCACAGTCGTAGTAAATATTCAGGTAACGAACGGTACatatatgttattcttttttttaatgagtgtTTTCCCGCAagtcaataaaagaaaaaaattggataGATATTAACAAAAAATCGGGAGTTCGAATCTCTCCGTCACTTAACATGCTCGCTCATTTATCCTTTGTAGTGTGTGTTCTTTCAACCATAAGGACGCTATAACGTCAGGTAAATCACATTTTAGCCGCTCAAGAGTACAGGCGTAGTTCCTTAAGCACATAGACATGCCGGACCTCTACATAGTTGTGCTTGAGAAAACTTGTGACGAAGCTGTACGATTTTATGTAGAATTTTATATTGGAAAAGTTGGAGGCAATGAAAAGAATTGTAGATCATGGGAAATGGAAGCAGTATTCTGAGGgagcataatttatttatatgcaaggGATATTTCGGATGACAAACACTTTCAGGAAGATAGAAAGAGTGCTATtagtattaaagtaaaaaataatgtaatgagcctattatgttgacaaacaaatttcagaatttggcTTCTGCATGTGAACTGttggaaagaatgaaaataaaaggatCAGAGAAGGATGTGGAATTTTGAGTTATTTATTGATAAGATATATAGATAGAATAATCTGTTGGGTAAGTAAGGAGAAAATAATTAGATCATGCTAACTGGGAGAACAGGTGGAGAGTATAACTAACAGTGACCTAACAGGAGATAAGTGAAAGGGGGCTCACAGAgatgaagttttttttaatggtgTATGTAGGGGCTAATGATATAGGCAAAGGTAGGTCAGAGGAGATAATAGATAAGTGCATTATATTTTAAAGGCATTTATACTCAGAGAAAAAGACCTTTATTCGTTGTTAAGATATGACCAAGAATTAACTGTGtaaatgaagttataagtaggtcacCAGGGTTAAATGTGAGCAGACTGACTGGGCTTGTATGGAGGAGTTCAGAGGAGGGAAGGTGCATTTTGGAATGGGTGGTTTACTTTCAAATACTGTAGCAGCTGGCTTGTTTTCTAAGACTATTAACTTAGCTATAAGGGagattttaaactaaaactaaacagtggTGAAGGCcaaaaaaactaaacacaaaaagaataagaggaaatgaaaaatttagcATTGGAAGTTGGTACAGAAGTAGTAGAAAAGGATAGACttgattgttattgttgtaatgctaggagtataagagaaaaaatatatatggtattg comes from Tachypleus tridentatus isolate NWPU-2018 chromosome 12, ASM421037v1, whole genome shotgun sequence and encodes:
- the LOC143235642 gene encoding uncharacterized protein LOC143235642, with product MLGKEFQKFCQVLRSLTDFDISSYNQRNEYWAISNIICDEQEKSIPPEIFIPKSRNNTEQSEMCGRVIDIQAEEKRTEEEVQSKKKAHGFFIAQGRLKNRKVPGVFVTLKKDHETLISLSSVLDPGDVITELSSATVSLENTTETTNKLLKTKNICLTIMCISDRKHN